The genomic DNA GCTGGGCGTGACCCTCCTGTGTAGGGTCAACATCCCTCTGTGATAATGGGTGGAGTCCTTTCCTCCAGttaaatgacctagtggcctcgtgggtggggggggggatgttgttgatcattttcataattaataaataaatacaattaacggcaaaaatgtcaaacagttttgttatatttcagtcttctgtcatgtatataaagtgtaatattgggatacatctcaaaatgtaatacatttcaactctatatctgacatggtacaggtgtcttcttttgtttaagactacccagaaacactctgtgtggtgctgatttagcccactgcagtgaaAGACtaaacacgagagagagagagagagagagagagagagagagagagagagagagagagagagagagagagagagagagagagagagacagagagagacagacagacagacagacagacagacagacagacagacagacagacagacagacagacagacagacagacagacagacagacagacagacagacagacagacagagagagacagagacagagacagagacagagacagagagagagagagagagacagacagagagagacagagacagagacagagagagagagagagagaaagtgagagagacagagagagagagagagagagagagagagagagagacagacagacagacagacagacagacagacagacagacagacagacagagacagagacagagacagagacagagacagagacagagacagagacagagacagagacagagacagagacagagacagagacagagacagagagagagagagacagagacagagacagagagagagagagagagagacagacagagagagagacagagacagagagagagacagagacagagagagagagaaagtgagagagacagagagagagacagagacagagagagagagagagagagagagagagacagacagacagacagagagagagacagagagagagacagagacagagagagagagaaagtgagagagacagagacagagacagagagagagagagaagtatctTTGATAAACACAGCAAGAGGTCTTTGTGGAGAGCCTAGAGAACACTACACAAAAAAAGGTTATTCGTCTGTCcctataggataaccctttgaagaacccttgttggttccacGTAGAACAGTTTTAGGttacttatttttttttttacctttatttaaccaggcaagtcagttaagaacacattcttacatGTACAACACTTTACAGAGAGGGGTCTATGTgtaacccaaaatggttctacctggaaaaaaagggttctacctggaacaaaaaagggttctacctggaacaaaaaagagttctacctggaacaaaaagggttttacctggaacaaaaaagagttctacctggaacaaaaaagggttctacctggaacaaaaaagggttctacctggaacaaaaaagagttctacctggaacaaaaaagggttctacctggaacaaaaagggttctaccttgaacAAAAAAGGGTTTTACTTGGAATCAAAAagaaacccttttggaaccctttgttCTAAGAGTGTAAATAGTGGTGAACTTCCATCTTAGACTTACCAGTGtaccacctaaccctaaccatcacATCAAATGTTATGAGTTGGGAACAAATAGTTTGCAGACGTTGTCACAGGTGCagagaaatgcttatgtttctaatGCCAACAGTAATACCCCACCTTaccaaacaacacacacaaatccccaaaataaaaagaaatcaatTAAGACATATCAGAACGAGAAATGTCCGGAATATATCCAATCACATCTATCCTTCAGCACAGCCATCCACCAATCACCACCTCCAATCACATCTATCCTTCAGCACAGCCATCCACCAATCACCACCTCCAATCACATCTATCCTTCAGCACAGCCATCCACCAATCACCACCTCCAATCACATCTATCCTTCAGCACAGCCATCCACCAATCACCACCTCCAATCACATCTATCCTTCAGCACAGCCATCCACCAATCACCACCTCCAATCACATCTATCCTTCAGCACAGCCATCCACCAATCACCACCTCCAATCACATCTATCCTTCAGCACAGCCATCCACCAATCACCACCTCCAATCACATCTATCCTTCAGCACAGCCATCCACCAATCACCACCTCCAATCACATCTATCCTTCAGCACAGCCATCCACCAATCACCACCTCCAATCACATCTATCCTTCAGCACAGCCATCCACCAATCACCACCTCCAATCACATCTATCCTTCAGCACAGCCATCCACCAATCACCACCTCCAATCACATCTATCCTTCAGCACAGCCATCCACCAATCACCACCTCCAATCACATCTATCCTTCAGCACAGCCATCCACCAATCACCACCTCCAATCACATCTATCCTTCAGCACAGCCATCCACCAATCACCACCTCCAATCACATCTATCCTTCAGCACAGCCATCCACCAATCACCACCTCCAATCACATCTATCCTTCAGCACAGCCATCCACCAATCACCACCTCCAATCACATCTATCCTTCAGCACAGCCATCCACCAATCACCACCTCCAATCACATCTATCCTTCAGCACAGCCATCCACCAATCACCACCTCCAATCACATCTATCCTTCAGCACAGCCATCCACCAATCACCACCTCCAATCACATCTATCCTTCAGCACAGCCATCCACCAATCACCACCTCCAATCACATCTATCCTTCAGCACAGCCATCCACCAATCACCACCTCCAATCACATCTATCCTTCAGCACAGCCATCCACCAATCACCACCTCCAATCACATCTATCCTTCAGCACAGCCATCCACCAATCACCACCTCCAATCACATCTATCCTTCAGCACAGCCATCCACCAATCACCACCTCCAATCACATCTATCCTTCAGCACAGCCATCCACCAATCACCACCTCCAATCACATCTATCCTTCAGCACAGCCATCCACCAATCACCACCTCCAATCACATCTATCCTTCAGCACAGCCATCACCAATGGTAGAACATGGTGATGATACAGTACAGAGACAGGACCACTAGGGGTAGATGATACAGTACAGAGACAGGACTGCAGGACAGGACCACTAGGGGTAGAACATGGTGATGATACAGTACAGAGACAGGACCACTAGGGGTAGAACATGGTGATGATACAGTACAGAGACAGGACCACTAGGGGTAGATGATACAGTACAGAGACAGGACCACTAGGGGTAGATGATACAGTACAGAGACAGGACTGCAGGACAGGACCACCAGGGGTAGAACATGGTGATGATACAGTACAGAGACAGGACCACTAGGGGTAGATGATACAGTACAGAGACAGGACTGCAGGACAGGACCACTAGGGGTAGAACATGGTGATGATACAGTACAGAGACAGGACCACTAGGGGTAGAACATGGTGATGATACAGTACAGAGACAGGACCACTAGGGGTAGAACATGGTGATGACACAGTACAGAGACAGGACCACTAGGGGTAGAACATGGTGATGATACAGTACAGAGACAGGACCACTAGGGGTAGATGATACAGTACAGAGACAGGACTGCAGGACAGGACCACCAGGGGTAGAACATGGTGATGATACAGTACAGAGACAGGACCACTAGGGCTAGATGATACAGTACAGAGACAGGACTGCAGGACAGGACCACCAGGGGTAGAACATGGTGATGATACAGTACAGAGACAGGACCACTAGGGGTAGATGATACAGTACAGAGACAGGACTGCAGGACAGGACCACCAGGGGTAGAACATGGTGATGATACAGTACAGAGACAGGACCACTAGGGGTAGATGATACAGTACAGAGACAGGACCACTAGGGGTAGATGATACAGTACAGAGACAGGACTGCAGGACAGGACCACTAGGGGTAGAACATGGTGATGATACAGTACAGAGACAGGACCACTAGGGGTAGAACATGGTGATGATACAGTACAGAGACAGGACCACTAGGGGTAGATGATACAGTACAGAGACAGGACCACTAGGGGTAGATGATACAGTACAGAGACAGGACTGCAGGACAGGACCACCAGGGGTAGAACATAGTGATGATACAGTACAGAGACAGGACCACTAGGGGTAGATGATACAGTACAGAGACAGGACTGCAGGACAGGACCACCAGGGGTAGAACATGGTGATGATACAGTACAGAGACAGGACCACTAGGGGTAGAACATGGTGATGTGTGACTCCTCAGCCTTAAGTGTCCCTCTTGCGTCGCCTCATTAGCTGGTTTCTGAGGTGGAGTGATCGGCTAAGAGGCTTGAGGAGGGAGGTCAGGTGTGGTTGTGAGGCGGAGGTCCTGAGTTCACACCAGATTTAGTACTTTCTAAGCAAGCAGAATGATGTCCTTTACATAggcaacactgtgtgtgtgtgtgtgtgtgtgtgtgtgtgtgtgtgtgtgtgtgtgtgtgtgtgtgtgtgtgtgtgtgtgtgtgtgtgtgtgtgtgtgtgtgtgtgtgtgtgtgtgtgtgtgtgtgcgaagtCATCTTTGTGTTTGAGGGGAAACATTTAAGTCCTCCTTGATCCCACTCCGGTCTTCTGTAAAGTCCCCACTCCCTCTATCTTTACCTTCCCCTCTCAACATGTTGTCTATTCATGGTACACTGACCCCCAGctgtcgcgcacacacacacgagcatgcacacgcacaagcacacacacacacgcacaagcacacacacacaaatgcacacgcacacgcacacacacacacacacacacacgcacacgcacacacacacacacgcacaaagacTCTAACTGTAAAAGCTTAGTGTCCATCTGTTAAAccccaggagaggagagaggggaaacagaggagaggagagaggggaaacagaggagaggagagaggggaaacagaggagaggagagaggggaaacagaggagaggagagaacaggggaaacagaggagaggagagaacaggggaaacagaggagaggagagaacagggaaacagaggagaggagagaacaggggaaacagaggagaggagagaggggaaacagaggagaggagagaggggaaacagaggagaggagagaggggaaacagaggagaggagagaacaggggaaacagaggaaaggagagaacaggggaaacagaggagaggagagaggggaaacagaggagaggagagaacaggggaaacagaggagaggagagaggggaaacagaggagaggagagaacaggggaacagaggagaggagagaacaggggaaacagaggagaggagagaacaggggaaacagaggagaggagagaacaggggaaacagaggagaggagagaacaggggaaacagaggagaggagagaacaggggaaacagaggagaggagagaacaggggaaacagaggaaaggagagaacaggggaaacagaggagaggagagaacaggggaaacagaggagaggagagaacaggggaaacagaggagaggagagaacaggggaaacagaggagaggagagaacagggaaacagaggagaggagagaacaggggaaacagaggagaggagagaggggaaacagaggagaggagagaggggaaacagaggagaggagagaggggaaacagaggagaggagagaggggaaacagaggagagaagagaggggaggaagaggagaggaaaaagggggggaagaggagagatatCATGTTCCATGTGGAAAAGGACTCTTCAACATGATGGTCTGTCTAAACAGAGGATGTTGTTGTTCCATGAGGGGAGGCTGTGACCACTGTGTATTAGTGAGAGCAGAACCAGCAGTCCGGCGGAACCCGACAGTGTTCTATCAGAATCATCATGTTATGTAGTGGGTGAGACCAGAACCAGCAGTCCGGCGGAACCCGACAGTGTTCTATCAGAATCATCATGTTATGTAGTGGGTGTATTGGAGCTGCCACATACTTTCCAGACGGAGCCTGTTTTGATTTGGCTCAGAGTTTCCAGACTATTAGCAGCACCACTGACCGTCCAGCTGTGTTCTGTGTCCTCTGGGCCAACAACAGATACTAGTGATGGAGACGGACCAGCTGAGAGGGACATGAACCAGTAACTCTACACATACAGGACAGAGCACTACCTCCTGTGCCATTGAGACCTGGTCCTCATAGTATGACACAAGTACAACACAACAAGACCTGGACCTCATAGTATGACACGAGTACAACACAACAAGACCTGGTCCTTATAGTATGACACGAGTACAACACAACAAGATCTGGACCTCATAGTATGACACGAGTACAACACAACAAGACCTGGACCTCATAGTATGACACGAGTACAACACAACAAGACCTGGTCCTTATAGTATGACACGAGTACAACATAACAAGATCTGGACCTCATAGTATGACACGAGTACAACACAACAAGACCTGGTCTTTATAGTATGACACGAGTACAACACAACAAGATCTGGACCTCATAGTATGACACGAGTACAACACAACAAGACCCGGGCCTCATAGTATGACACGAGTACAACACAACAAGACCTGGACCTCATATTATGACACGAGTACAACACATTAAGACCTGGTCCTTATAGTATGACACGAGTACAACACAACAAGACCTGGACCTCATAGTATGACATGAGTACAACACAACAAGACCTGGTCCTTATAGTATGACACGAGTACAACACAACAAGACCTGGACCTAATAGTATGACACGAGTACAACACAACAAGACCTGGACCTTATAGTCTGACACGTGTACAACACAACAAGACCTGGACCTTATTATAGTATGACACCAGTACAACACAACAAGATCTGGACCTCATAGTATGACACGAGTACAACACAACAAGACCTGGACCTTATAGTATGACACGAGTACAACACAACAAGACCTGTACCTCATAGTATGACACGAGTACAACACAACAAGATCTGGACCTCATAGTTTGACATGAGTACAACACAACAAGACCTGGTCCTTATAGTATGACACGAGTACAACACAACAAGACCTGGTCCTCATAGTATGACATGAGTACAACACAACAAGACCTGGTCCTTATAGTATGACACGAGTACAACACAACAAGACCTGGACCTCATAGTATGACACGAGTACAACACAACAAGACCTGGACCTCATAGTATGACACGAGTACAACACAACAAGACCTGGACCTCATAGTATGACACGAGTACAACACAACAAGACCTGGTCCTTATAGAATGACACGAGTACAACACAACAAGACCTGGACCTCCAATCTACAATACAGTCCTCAAATGAGAATTCATGGATGGAGATGTGTTCCAGTCTGCATTAAGGAGATATACATCACAATGGAGATGTGTTCCAGTCTGCTTTAAGGAGATATACATCATAATGGAGATGTGTTCCAGTCTGCTTTAAGGAGATATACATCATAATGGAGATGTGTTCCAGTCTGCTTTAAGGAGATATACATCATAATGGAGATGTGTTCCAGTCTGCTTTAAGGAGATATACATCATAATGGAGATGTGTTCCAGTCTGCTTTAAGGAGATATACATCATAATGGAGATGTGTTCCAGTCTGCTTTAAGGAGATATACATCATAATGGAGATGTGTTCCAGTCTGCTTTAAGGAGATATACATCATAATGGAGATGTGTTCCAGTCTGCTTTAAGGAGATATACATCATAATGGAGATGTGTTCCAGTCTGCTTTAAGGAGATATACATCATAATGGAGATGTGTTCCAGTCTGCTTTAAGGAGATATACATCATAATGGAGATGTGTTCCAGTCTGCTTTAAGGAGATATACATCATAATGGAGATGTGTTCCAGTCTGCTTTCAGGAGATATACATCATAATGGAGATGTGTTCCAGTCTGCTTTAAGGAGATATACATCATAATGGAGATGTGTTCCAGTCTGCTTTAAGGAGATATACATCATAATGGAGATGTGTCTGGAACATTTAGAATCTTAAGTTCTGGGTCAGTTCTATTTGACATTTAGGGAACGGTCTCTTGCAAACATTCCTTGCACACCATGGGAACATTCCTATGAAATCGTTAGTTAATGAACTACGTGGTCGGCAGGTAACCtggcggttaagagcattgggtccGTAACTGTAATTTTAAAATGCTTACCTTGCACTCTCTTTAGCCCCTGTCTCTGGACCGCCACAGGTAGAGGTGATGAAACACGCTCCTGATGCATCATCATCATCGGTGGTGGGCTCTCCTTCTTCACCCCGTTGCTAAGGGCAACCCCGCTCAGAACACTGGCGGTGCTTGGAACCCTGGTGGTCGTCATGGCGTCGGGACGGGAGAAGGAAGCGATCCTCTGCAGGATGGAACCCacgctttctctctctgacatcaTTTCCTGTGGCTGGGTGTGCTCCAGTGGCAGGGGGGTGGAGGTGGCCAGGTGTCCTACCTGAGGTCTGGGGGAGAGCAGGTTGAGCTGGGGGGTCTGGGcgggggacagggggacaggggactgGCTCACCTTAGGGACAGGCTTGGCCCCCGGGGGGGAGGTAGGTGGGGGAGAgcgggggagggaggggttgatGTTGTTGTAGGAGACGTGGTGTTTGGCGGCGGGAAGAGGAGTGAGGTCACCACCGGAGCTGTCCAGACTGCTGAGGGATGGGCTagctgagacagagaggctgctggGATAGTGTGCTCTGGGTGGAGGTTTAGGGGGGTCAGACGAGGGGGAAGGATGGGGGCTGGGCTGGGGCGTCTTCACCCCCACCAGACTGTCTAGATCCAGGGGGAACTTGTTGAGACGCTGGGTCTCTTTGGGTTTGGGCGGGGCCTGGTAGCTGTTGTGGTTCTGATTGGGAGAGTAGCATCCTTCCTTCCCAAAGGGACTGGTGTTATAATGCCGCTGGGATCCGCCATTCAAACCCACATTGGCGTTGCCATACCTCACCCCTCCACCTCCAGCCCCCCGCACCCCGCCTCCTCCTTCCCCGATCTGGAGGTCCAGACTGGGCATGGATCCGTGGCTGACCCCCCTGGGCTCTGGAGCTCCCAGCCCCATAGGCCCCTCTAGCTCAGAGTGAAACACACTCCCATGGGAAGAGAACTTCTTCCCCATCCCCAGGCCCACGCCACGCTGCTGCCCAGGACGCTGCTCCATCTGTGGGCTAGTGGAGTAGGACAGAGACCCTGGCTTGCCTGGAggtacccctcctcctccttctcctccacctccctggATGGAATACTCCAGACTAGAAGAGGAGCTATGGAGACTATCATTATCACTGcctgggccagagagagaggaggagaaacccTTAGGGTTGAACTTGTTCTGGAAGGAAGAGGCCCTGGTGATGCCTCCGGAGCTCCCTCCATTGTTGTTGATGGCGGGTCTGTTCATGGCTCTGTTGAAGGAGAGACTGGAGACCATGCGGGACTTGAACACAGGGCTCTGGGCAGGGCTGGGGTTGGTACCAAGGCTGATCCGGGAACGGAAGGCAGGGGAGCCGTGGTTGGAGGTGGGGAACCCTCGACCCTCGTTGGTCTTgttgaggagggaggtggaggagaggggggagggaacgggggaggagggggagaagggagggagctcGTCCACATCGTCGACGTCGAAGGATCTTTTTAAagctgtagaggagagagaaggagatatggGCAGAggtaggggggtggggggtggagagagggagggggagaggaggaagaggaagggtgtgaaggggaaagagggagggggagggagggttaaTAACTGAGTTAGTTCATAACAGTTGAGTTGAATAGTTGAGCTTTAACAAAATGAATACACTTACTAACTGTTCTTATTTAAGTTACTTTACTTTATTTCAccttattttaaccaggtagaatagttgggaacaagttctcatttacaattgcaacttggccaagataaagcaaagcagtgcgacacaaacaacaacacagagttacactgaaacaaacatacagtcaataacacaatagaaaagtctatatacagtgtgtggaaatgaggtaagataagtgAGGTAAGGCAGAAGATGAAtctgcaagtagagatactggggtgcaaaggagcgaGTATTGAGAGGGGAGTGCTGGAGGGGTTGTTTTGTGAAGGCTCTATGTTATACTGAATGCATTTAGATATTGTCGTCCATGTTTTAAGGATCCATGGGATGTCTTTCATTGATGATCCAATTGGCGGAATCTGTTGCTAAATGTACAAGGTGATAAAGACATTTTATTCCCTGAAAGACTACAACTCGGTGTGCTGCGGTACTTCCTGATCTGGCCCGTCCCAAGATGGGCTTTTCTGAAAGGGAGGCAGACACCACACCAAAACCCTCTGGTGGGCATAACTGAAAGAACTGACCAGACTCAGTGGCTTCAAGTGATTCTTCTATCAACATGACTTAGACCATGGAGTTGTTCGTGATGTTCTCTTAACAAGCTAAATGGTGAAATTCAACCCCATATTTCAACTGGAATAAAGCGAAGAGGATTCAAAACGTAGAGTTGGATTTAGCTAGAAGCTCAGCTATAGCCGATGCACGAAGAGGGCAGATGACAAATATGGTGCTTAGTAAGTTATTTGTCctacctggctagctagctaagttagttaTGTTTCATACAAGctacctggctagctagctaagttagttaTGTTTCATACAAGctacctggctagctagctaagttagttaTGTTTCATACAAGctacctggctagctagctaagttagttaTGTTTCATACAAGctacctggctagctagctaagttagttaTGTTTCATACAAGctacctggctagctagctaaattagttATGTTTCATACAAGctacctggctagctagctaagttagttaTTTTTCCTGCAAGctacctggctagctagctaagttagttaCGTTTCATACAAGctacctggctagctagctaagttagttaTGTTTCATACAAGctacctggctagctagctaagttagttaTGTTTCATACAAGCTAcctggttagctagctaagttagttaTGTTTTATACAAGctacctggctagctagctaagttagttaTGTTTCATACAAGctacctggctagctagctaagttagttaTATTTCATACAAGctacctggctagctagctaagttagttaTGTTTCATACAAGctacctggctagctagctaagtttcaTTTATCTACTGAAACTCATTATGTATTGACatattactgtacagtatgtctaaCATCTGTTCGATGCTAGAGAGCCCCGTACAActgatataaatatattttgtgaaTCCATACTGGCAGACAAatttagtaaaaaaaaatgtaaacttaATTTAATTTACCAGTCCATAGATACACCGAATGTCATCATAGGGTGTTTTGTCCGGTGTACGATGCCCAGACACGTCCTGCGATTATGTTTGAAAAACATCTCACTGACCTAGAAATTCCTTGGACAGCATGAAAACAAGCTCAGATTTTCCCCAGGGTGAATTGTCCCTTTAACCTGGCAGTAGTGATGAGGGCTGTCTTTACAGGGTGAAATGTCCCTTTAACCTGGCAGTAGTGATGAGGGCTGTCTTTACAGGGTGAAATGTCCCTTTAACCTCCAGTAGTGATGAGGGCTATCTTTACAGGGTGAAATGTCCCTTTaacctccagacagacagacaggcagacagacagacagacagacagacagagacacacacacacacacacacacacacacacacacacacacacacacacacacacacacacacacacacacacacacacacacacacacacacacacacacacacacacacacacacacacacaggctgctaATACAACATGGACAGTCTTCAAAGCAGAGTAGTTAGGGTTGATGAAAGCACCAGAGAGGAAGACTTTACAAAAGCCCCACACTTTTGTATCTCTCTGTCTGAACCAAATGTGCCAATTTAACACACAGCTCCTACATAGGGtgtttccatgtaaaaggacccgtgagcaccaacatgtgaagttcgcaggagcatgtcaaattgggtgtcaaatgaaagctaagagtctatgtTTTCAAGACATTaagggatatacagtggggcgaaaaagtatttagtcagccaccaattgtgcaagttctcccacttaaaaagatgagaagaggcctgtaattttcctcataggtacacttcaactatgacagaaaaaaatgaggggaaaaaaatccaggaaatcacattgtaggattttttatgaatttatttgcaaattatggtggaaaataagtatttctgACGAAGAaacgaagaacactaaacaaaacaacaaaacgaacgtgaatcTATGAGACACGAGTACAGACAGGCAACTCCACATAGacaaacgtcggtattttgggtataaaaataatattttctaATCGCTTCcttaaggtgtcaacagtcttcagacataggcttttattttgaaaaatgagccagaacgataacatcgcgtcaagtggtcacatgggttttgctcacgcaacagaatttggataggcattgcttttccctctcctactgtgaaagacatttgtggttgatatattatcgattatatattttaaaaacaacctgaggattgattataaaaaacgtttgtatctgtggacattatggatattatttttttgtttggaattttcgtctgcgttgtcgctCTTTCCTGTGGACATAACGcgaaaaatatattttgcatataaaaataatctttatgggacaaaaggaacatttgctgtgtaactgggagtctcgtgagtgaaaacatccgaagatcatcaaaggtaaatggttaatttgattgctttttctgattttcgtgaccaagcttcctgatgctaagtgtacataatgctatgctaggctatcgataaacttacacaaacgcttggattgctttctctgtaaagcataatttcaaaatctgagatgacagggt from Oncorhynchus kisutch isolate 150728-3 unplaced genomic scaffold, Okis_V2 scaffold3838, whole genome shotgun sequence includes the following:
- the septin12 gene encoding septin-9 isoform X1: MSHISVNDHLEGILSDFEALKRSFDVDDVDELPPFSPSSPVPSPLSSTSLLNKTNEGRGFPTSNHGSPAFRSRISLGTNPSPAQSPVFKSRMVSSLSFNRAMNRPAINNNGGSSGGITRASSFQNKFNPKGFSSSLSGPGSDNDSLHSSSSSLEYSIQGGGGEGGGGVPPGKPGSLSYSTSPQMEQRPGQQRGVGLGMGKKFSSHGSVFHSELEGPMGLGAPEPRGVSHGSMPSLDLQIGEGGGGVRGAGGGGVRYGNANVGLNGGSQRHYNTSPFGKEGCYSPNQNHNSYQAPPKPKETQRLNKFPLDLDSLVGVKTPQPSPHPSPSSDPPKPPPRAHYPSSLSVSASPSLSSLDSSGGDLTPLPAAKHHVSYNNINPSLPRSPPPTSPPGAKPVPKVSQSPVPLSPAQTPQLNLLSPRPQVGHLATSTPLPLEHTQPQEMMSERESVGSILQRIASFSRPDAMTTTRVPSTASVLSGVALSNGVKKESPPPMMMMHQERVSSPLPVAVQRQGLKRVQDTTKVLEQEIPASMEERGMEEVKPSAVEDKAAAEEAVEERVAQEKTEDSTAQNKETEEREVDVEREMEGEVEVVTPCPTESHGLQGTIKGHDLFGYVGIEAVLDQMRRKTMKAGFEFNIMVVGQSGLGKSTLVNTLFKSKVSRKSCSPNYEEKISKTVKLQSVSHVIEEKGVKMKLTVIDTPGFGDQINNENCWEPIVSYVNEQYERYLKEELYVNRKPRIPDTRVHCCVYFLPATGHWLRPIDVEFMKRLGKIVSIVPIIAKADTLTMEERQEFKQRIRQDLNANGIRVYPQTEYDEDPEDRILNDKIRENIPFAVVGTDKEHQVNGNKVLGRKTKWGIIEVENVAHCEFTNLRDLLIRSHLQDLKDVTHNIHYETFRVRRLNESNLTVHGLALSCFPMENGTHGTNGTNGTSDRSESESHL